In Desulfobacterales bacterium, one genomic interval encodes:
- a CDS encoding tetratricopeptide repeat protein: protein MKKSAGIISVFLLIILLVGCASMGRKSPEALAKDYTAKAQQFEKQGDLVEALKQYKLVLTVDADNQLAQEKISALEPQMLKLADKHYKEGLKYYNRGQYGPARKEFLTALRYNPEHTRAKTRLAGTSKDMAQVKRYIVHTIQSDESLSTLAEKYYGDYRKFHLIADYNEMADPTRIRVGQDIKIPVIEGIPIMADPGEIQAEEGVSDEELPGDIITVKRYVLHTVQPEESLSKLAMQYYGDYGQFPVIAQFNNLDDGTSVRVGQELKIPEIEGVPFQVEGKTVETHTAKTAKVEPAAETPVPEPKEEQVSVPAVSPEDQLLSYRELGIELYENKEYTAAIAEFDKVLNVNPADQTARNYMSMAYREKGRQSFEKKAYAKAEKEFETALIYDQNCPDCQTYLKQIQEQSREGLRQDAIALYDKKKFKEAIAKFETVAKNNPDDKKVREYLSKAHFQQGLQQFGKEDYLTARNEFQTALQYDPDCDQCQQNIQKSEDTYKEVHYEKGLAYFGDQKLAEAIQEWEAVSAIDPNYKDVNKNLTKAKTLYERLESIKRSKTQ from the coding sequence ATGAAAAAGTCCGCCGGAATTATTAGCGTTTTTCTTCTTATTATTCTGCTGGTCGGGTGCGCATCGATGGGTCGCAAATCCCCTGAGGCACTTGCCAAAGACTATACCGCCAAGGCACAGCAATTTGAAAAACAAGGGGATTTAGTTGAGGCCTTAAAGCAGTATAAGCTTGTGCTGACCGTCGACGCTGACAATCAACTGGCCCAGGAGAAAATTTCAGCCCTTGAACCCCAAATGCTCAAGCTGGCCGATAAACACTATAAAGAGGGATTGAAATATTATAACAGAGGTCAGTATGGACCAGCTCGCAAAGAATTTTTAACTGCCTTGCGCTATAATCCTGAGCACACCCGCGCCAAAACCAGACTGGCGGGTACCAGCAAAGATATGGCGCAGGTTAAACGATATATCGTGCACACCATTCAATCCGACGAGAGTCTCTCAACGCTGGCCGAAAAATATTATGGCGATTACCGTAAGTTTCACTTGATAGCAGATTACAATGAAATGGCGGATCCGACCCGTATTAGAGTTGGTCAAGATATCAAGATTCCGGTTATCGAAGGTATTCCCATAATGGCAGACCCGGGCGAAATTCAGGCAGAAGAGGGGGTGTCTGATGAAGAATTGCCCGGTGATATTATAACGGTCAAACGATATGTCCTTCATACCGTTCAGCCAGAGGAAAGCCTTTCCAAACTGGCCATGCAGTATTACGGGGATTACGGCCAATTTCCGGTGATTGCCCAATTTAATAATTTGGATGATGGCACCAGCGTAAGAGTTGGTCAGGAGTTAAAAATACCTGAGATCGAAGGTGTTCCCTTCCAGGTTGAAGGCAAGACGGTGGAAACTCATACGGCTAAGACCGCTAAAGTTGAGCCGGCAGCTGAAACTCCTGTGCCTGAACCGAAAGAAGAGCAAGTTAGCGTACCGGCAGTATCACCTGAGGATCAGCTGCTCAGCTATCGTGAGCTTGGTATCGAGCTGTATGAGAATAAAGAATATACCGCCGCCATTGCCGAATTTGATAAAGTGTTAAACGTCAACCCTGCCGATCAGACGGCTCGCAATTATATGTCCATGGCGTATCGCGAAAAAGGCCGCCAATCCTTTGAGAAAAAAGCTTACGCCAAAGCCGAGAAGGAGTTTGAGACCGCGTTGATTTACGACCAGAATTGTCCTGATTGTCAGACATACCTCAAGCAAATTCAAGAACAGAGCCGCGAGGGGCTGCGTCAAGACGCCATTGCATTATACGACAAGAAGAAATTCAAAGAGGCGATTGCCAAATTCGAAACAGTGGCCAAAAACAACCCGGACGACAAGAAAGTCCGCGAATACCTGTCAAAAGCACATTTTCAACAAGGTTTGCAGCAATTCGGCAAAGAGGATTATTTGACAGCCCGGAATGAATTCCAAACGGCGCTGCAATATGATCCTGACTGTGACCAGTGCCAGCAAAATATCCAAAAAAGTGAAGATACCTACAAGGAAGTTCATTATGAAAAAGGGCTGGCATACTTTGGGGATCAAAAATTAGCTGAAGCCATTCAGGAGTGGGAAGCGGTTTCCGCCATCGATCCTAACTACAAAGACGTCAACAAGAACCTTACCAAAGCCAAAACGCTTTACGAGCGACTGGAAAGCATCAAGCGCAGCAAAACACAGTAA
- a CDS encoding polysaccharide deacetylase family protein, protein MFSDVIIRSRKDRGHYPFQVLIIYVLGLVLLFLSACASTQTKADASQPRLFRSDDYVIYQLRSNQSASELAAEFLGGPQHGWIIEEANPDIRFRRGNAVVIPLKDRNRAGLRADGFQTIPILTYHRFAEECSSPLCMPRSTFERQMRYLKDNGYHVVTAEELFAFLDYRQGLPQKSVLITMDDGYRSVYTIAYPILQKYGFKATIFIYTSFVGVPKTAITWDQLKEMKANGFTIGSHTIFHTDLTQPKEDETEQDHVARIKEELFGSKKIIDRKLGQNTFLLAYPFGYYDQRAIQIARQAGYKYAMSVKRGGNPFFANPLALRRDQILEKDMETFISRLKTFNPLILK, encoded by the coding sequence ATGTTTTCTGATGTGATTATTCGATCTCGCAAGGACCGGGGTCATTATCCTTTCCAAGTTCTCATTATTTATGTGCTGGGATTGGTCTTGCTGTTTTTAAGCGCATGTGCGTCCACCCAAACCAAAGCAGACGCATCGCAGCCCCGTCTTTTTCGCTCAGATGACTATGTTATCTACCAGCTAAGGTCGAATCAGTCAGCGTCAGAACTGGCCGCTGAATTTCTGGGCGGTCCACAGCATGGCTGGATCATTGAAGAGGCCAATCCGGATATCCGTTTTCGTCGTGGCAATGCGGTTGTCATTCCTCTAAAGGATCGCAATCGGGCAGGGTTGCGAGCAGATGGGTTTCAAACCATCCCCATTTTGACCTATCACCGTTTCGCTGAGGAATGCAGCTCGCCATTGTGCATGCCGCGCAGCACCTTCGAACGCCAGATGCGTTATCTAAAAGATAACGGGTATCACGTGGTCACGGCTGAAGAACTTTTCGCTTTTCTCGATTATCGGCAAGGGCTCCCTCAAAAATCGGTGCTGATCACGATGGACGATGGCTATCGCTCCGTTTATACTATTGCCTATCCGATCTTACAAAAATACGGGTTTAAAGCGACAATTTTCATTTACACCAGCTTTGTTGGTGTACCCAAAACAGCCATTACTTGGGATCAGCTCAAAGAAATGAAGGCCAACGGGTTTACCATCGGTTCCCACACCATTTTTCACACCGATCTAACCCAACCAAAAGAAGATGAAACAGAGCAAGACCATGTGGCCAGAATCAAAGAAGAGCTATTCGGCTCCAAAAAAATCATCGATCGAAAATTGGGCCAAAATACTTTTTTGCTGGCATACCCTTTTGGTTATTATGATCAACGCGCGATTCAAATCGCCAGGCAAGCAGGCTATAAATATGCCATGTCGGTCAAAAGAGGGGGCAATCCATTTTTTGCCAATCCACTGGCGCTCAGAAGAGATCAAATACTGGAAAAGGACATGGAAACCTTTATATCCAGGCTCAAAACTTTCAATCCTCTTATTCTAAAGTGA
- a CDS encoding serine/threonine-protein kinase, with translation MLVNELATMTAVKVKEISTSTFTKVARGMKRISQLKFIERNPKQVAICLTVWLLVNIAAYLVYHFAFERKTEAFFQQGMAQTHSLESKSGPFVLEKDILSLNIAVKEFADIKDLKFAVILDHKGIIMAHTNAELMNRKFEPLLEETSIDSQNGIQIVSGKLTDKTPVVGFFKIINFSDVEIGKVGIVRSTAHLHSDLNQLRFTYFAAVLTTIILLAAALVVLDRSAKARALKMQENIAKMDRIGPYVLHQKVARGGMAELFLADYEREDGFRRKVAIKRILPHLAGNQNFIRMFTREARVAALLQHPNVVQIFDYGNIENAYFIAMEFIDGKNLGEVIKEFGHGLPVEIAVFIMSQVCKGLDYSHNKKDDTTGEPFKIVHRDISPQNLLISYQGEVKISDFGISKARSEPSLTQAGVVKGKLVYLSPEQALGEHIDHQADIYALGLVFYETLTGKRVYEFANEVDAIRTIPVLDIEPLSNVLSDIPPELNRIVMGCLEKQKDLRYQSAEEIHADLLSFKKQQNSAYGTSDLSNFMKQFLNNR, from the coding sequence ATGCTGGTTAATGAATTAGCCACCATGACAGCGGTTAAAGTCAAAGAAATTTCAACAAGCACTTTTACCAAGGTTGCCAGAGGAATGAAGCGCATATCCCAGCTTAAATTCATTGAACGCAACCCCAAACAGGTCGCGATTTGTCTGACGGTTTGGCTCCTGGTCAATATTGCCGCTTATTTGGTTTATCATTTTGCATTTGAACGCAAAACCGAAGCATTTTTCCAGCAAGGAATGGCGCAGACCCACAGCCTTGAATCAAAAAGCGGGCCTTTCGTACTGGAAAAAGATATTTTATCGCTCAATATTGCCGTTAAGGAATTTGCCGACATTAAAGATTTAAAATTCGCCGTTATCTTGGACCACAAAGGCATTATAATGGCTCATACCAATGCAGAATTGATGAATCGAAAATTCGAACCGTTGCTTGAAGAAACATCTATCGATTCGCAAAACGGCATCCAGATCGTTTCTGGAAAGCTGACGGACAAAACCCCTGTTGTTGGTTTCTTTAAAATCATCAATTTTTCAGATGTTGAAATCGGCAAAGTGGGTATTGTGCGTTCCACGGCGCATCTGCATAGTGACCTCAATCAATTGCGTTTCACTTATTTTGCCGCCGTTTTGACGACCATCATCCTGTTGGCCGCGGCTCTGGTAGTATTGGATCGCAGCGCCAAAGCCCGGGCGCTAAAAATGCAAGAAAATATCGCAAAAATGGACCGCATTGGCCCCTACGTGCTGCATCAAAAAGTTGCCCGTGGCGGGATGGCCGAATTGTTCCTGGCGGATTATGAACGTGAAGACGGCTTTCGCCGCAAAGTTGCGATCAAACGCATTTTACCCCACCTGGCGGGAAATCAAAATTTTATTAGGATGTTCACCCGGGAAGCCCGCGTGGCCGCCCTATTACAGCATCCCAATGTCGTCCAGATATTTGACTACGGCAACATAGAAAACGCGTATTTTATTGCCATGGAATTTATTGATGGAAAAAACCTGGGAGAAGTGATCAAAGAATTTGGCCACGGGTTGCCAGTGGAAATAGCCGTTTTTATCATGTCGCAAGTATGCAAAGGGCTGGATTATTCCCATAACAAAAAAGACGATACCACCGGAGAGCCTTTTAAAATCGTTCATCGCGACATCAGTCCCCAAAATCTGCTGATATCATATCAGGGAGAGGTTAAAATCAGTGATTTCGGTATCTCAAAGGCCAGATCAGAGCCGAGTTTAACGCAAGCGGGTGTCGTCAAAGGCAAGCTGGTTTATTTATCACCGGAACAAGCCCTGGGTGAACACATTGACCATCAGGCCGATATTTACGCTCTGGGACTTGTCTTCTATGAAACGCTTACCGGCAAAAGGGTTTACGAGTTTGCCAATGAAGTTGATGCTATTCGCACGATTCCGGTGTTGGACATAGAGCCTTTGAGCAATGTTCTATCTGATATCCCACCAGAATTAAACCGCATTGTAATGGGATGTCTGGAAAAACAAAAGGACTTAAGGTATCAAAGTGCTGAGGAGATACATGCTGATTTGCTATCCTTTAAAAAGCAGCAGAATTCAGCTTATGGTACCTCCGATCTATCCAATTTTATGAAACAATTTCTTAACAACAGATAA
- a CDS encoding Stp1/IreP family PP2C-type Ser/Thr phosphatase, whose amino-acid sequence MAEKLFTGKTDIGLRRQNNEDVFLVSPELDFCLAADGMGGAAAGEVASEIFAQAALDTFSGHRNRSEKDTLYGVQKAYSTANEKMIEHIIANPDHKGMGCTAELLAFFDNDFILGHIGDSRTYRLRNGELEQLTEDHTLVQQQLREGLISEEDIRNHPMRHVIFRAVGIKEEMTIDLLKGKIHPADLYLLCSDGLTDMVADDQIQEILCTDTDINHKTDSLIETAKAAGGLDNITVVLVAVP is encoded by the coding sequence ATGGCCGAAAAATTATTTACCGGAAAAACAGATATTGGATTGCGACGCCAGAATAATGAAGATGTTTTCCTGGTGAGCCCCGAGCTAGATTTCTGCCTGGCTGCGGATGGAATGGGCGGTGCCGCCGCCGGCGAGGTGGCCAGTGAAATTTTTGCTCAAGCGGCTCTCGACACTTTTTCTGGTCATCGCAACCGCTCTGAAAAAGACACTTTGTATGGGGTACAAAAAGCCTACAGTACTGCCAATGAGAAAATGATAGAGCACATCATTGCAAATCCTGACCACAAAGGGATGGGTTGCACTGCAGAACTTCTGGCATTTTTTGATAACGATTTTATTCTGGGCCATATCGGTGATAGCCGCACCTATCGTCTTAGAAACGGCGAACTTGAGCAGCTTACCGAAGACCATACCCTTGTCCAACAACAACTTCGAGAGGGTTTGATATCTGAAGAAGACATCAGAAATCATCCCATGCGTCATGTCATCTTTCGAGCCGTCGGCATAAAAGAAGAGATGACCATTGATCTGCTAAAAGGAAAAATACATCCTGCCGACCTTTATCTCCTGTGTTCAGATGGCTTGACCGATATGGTAGCAGACGATCAGATTCAGGAAATTCTGTGCACCGATACTGATATCAACCACAAGACGGATAGCCTGATTGAAACTGCCAAGGCGGCTGGCGGTTTAGACAACATTACCGTTGTGCTGGTCGCTGTCCCTTAA
- a CDS encoding adenylate/guanylate cyclase domain-containing protein has product MSNPYLEWLDENQQVQRLEIVDRIFIGRSCKGIDPQKRILVCNAQVSRDHAVIIRRAKSLKIKDMSKNGTWVNGIRLAAGATSDLADEDTISVGGVSIKVYSLATDSVTQERAILTEGTVVTPAEVVVTNVVADVREFSTFSQTQASADVYALMKEIFEAFSQIVVAHKGTIKDYAGDAVYAFWDHHVEPMRQQAVLACQAAIQQSQAIHGIRSQLSGKNAAAAELEMGWGITTGKVTLSHFGSRSADLAVVGDCTNLAFRLSGIANKDVPDKIVICSQTAELIGDDFRLQDLGSIPIKGRDGTEHVFSLSPP; this is encoded by the coding sequence ATGTCAAATCCTTATTTAGAATGGCTTGACGAAAACCAGCAGGTCCAACGTCTTGAAATCGTTGATAGGATTTTTATTGGGCGAAGCTGTAAAGGTATCGATCCTCAAAAAAGAATACTGGTGTGCAATGCCCAGGTATCCAGAGACCATGCCGTCATTATTCGTCGCGCAAAATCACTAAAAATCAAAGACATGAGCAAAAACGGCACCTGGGTCAACGGTATTCGACTGGCTGCTGGCGCAACCAGCGATCTGGCCGATGAAGATACGATCAGCGTGGGTGGCGTCTCTATAAAGGTATATTCCCTCGCGACTGACTCCGTAACCCAAGAAAGGGCCATATTGACCGAAGGTACGGTGGTAACACCCGCTGAGGTGGTGGTGACCAACGTCGTCGCTGATGTTCGCGAATTTTCTACGTTTTCCCAAACCCAAGCTTCAGCAGATGTGTATGCGCTGATGAAGGAAATCTTTGAAGCGTTTAGTCAAATTGTCGTTGCGCACAAAGGCACCATTAAGGATTACGCCGGTGACGCTGTTTATGCTTTCTGGGATCATCATGTTGAGCCGATGCGCCAGCAGGCTGTTTTGGCCTGTCAGGCGGCCATACAACAAAGTCAGGCCATCCATGGCATTCGGTCACAACTGTCCGGCAAAAATGCCGCTGCCGCAGAACTGGAAATGGGTTGGGGTATCACGACCGGCAAAGTGACACTGTCACATTTTGGATCGCGTTCAGCCGATCTGGCTGTGGTCGGCGACTGCACCAATCTGGCATTTCGTTTATCCGGCATCGCCAACAAAGATGTACCTGATAAAATTGTCATCTGCTCCCAAACGGCTGAACTGATTGGTGACGATTTCAGATTGCAAGATCTTGGCAGCATTCCGATCAAAGGCCGAGATGGCACAGAACATGTCTTTTCCCTAAGCCCACCCTGA
- a CDS encoding MBOAT family protein, giving the protein MVFSTTIFLFGFLPAVILVYFGQQLIAPKRLRNTVLLCFSYLFYLYGAAGFLLILILSTLADFVLGQLIERRHAHKRLWLSMSLMVNLGLLAYFKYANFFVGELNHMLGIWQHPPIEWQAVALPIGISFFTFQKISYIIDVYRGKCPALSNLVDFALYIAMFPQLIAGPIVRFSTIRDQLKGRQESWDSFYNGIIRFCWGLAKKVLIANSLGQITDAVFSLKPEMLDTKIAWLGALGYTLQIYFDFSAYSDMAIGLGMLFGFSIPENFNRPYSAVSITDFWRRWHITLSRWFKDYLYIPLGGNRKGTPRTCLNLTIVFLLCGLWHGANWTFLLWGIYHGGFLVIERLCGLRDLSHARYRFIRRLVTLLIVMVGWVLFRSQNLSQAIEFLSAMFTFSDLPISYELYRALNYRNILFMLSALSVFFLPADVSIIKTILEKKDPVPVVAGVIMILLLLPYCAAMIIGGASSPFIYYRF; this is encoded by the coding sequence ATGGTATTTTCAACTACAATTTTTCTTTTTGGCTTCCTGCCTGCGGTCATTCTTGTTTATTTCGGGCAACAACTGATTGCGCCCAAACGGCTGCGTAACACCGTACTGTTGTGCTTTAGCTACCTCTTTTACCTATACGGCGCCGCCGGTTTCCTCCTCATCTTAATCTTGTCGACTCTGGCGGACTTCGTGCTCGGGCAGCTTATTGAACGCCGGCATGCCCACAAGCGACTGTGGCTAAGTATGTCGCTGATGGTGAACTTGGGGCTGTTGGCTTACTTTAAATATGCCAATTTCTTTGTGGGAGAACTCAACCACATGTTGGGAATATGGCAGCATCCGCCAATTGAATGGCAGGCCGTTGCTTTACCGATTGGCATCTCCTTTTTTACCTTCCAAAAGATCAGTTATATTATCGATGTGTATCGCGGAAAATGCCCAGCGCTAAGCAACCTAGTGGACTTTGCGCTCTATATTGCCATGTTTCCGCAGTTGATTGCCGGACCAATCGTGCGTTTCAGCACGATCAGAGATCAGCTAAAAGGGCGACAGGAATCATGGGACAGTTTCTATAACGGCATTATTCGGTTTTGCTGGGGACTGGCCAAAAAAGTCCTCATTGCCAACTCCTTAGGCCAGATCACGGATGCGGTATTTAGCCTTAAACCGGAAATGCTGGATACCAAAATCGCCTGGCTGGGCGCACTGGGCTATACGCTTCAAATTTATTTCGATTTTTCAGCCTATTCGGATATGGCCATTGGTTTGGGAATGCTGTTTGGTTTTAGCATTCCCGAAAATTTCAATCGCCCCTACTCCGCCGTAAGTATTACTGATTTTTGGAGACGCTGGCATATCACCCTTAGTCGATGGTTCAAAGATTACCTGTATATACCTCTGGGCGGCAATCGCAAGGGAACACCTCGAACCTGCCTGAATTTGACCATCGTTTTTTTGCTGTGCGGTCTGTGGCATGGTGCCAATTGGACCTTTTTGCTTTGGGGAATTTACCACGGGGGATTTCTGGTCATTGAACGTCTGTGCGGTCTGCGCGACCTATCGCACGCTCGATACAGGTTTATCCGTCGCCTTGTCACCCTTTTAATTGTAATGGTCGGTTGGGTGCTGTTTCGATCTCAAAATTTGTCCCAGGCCATTGAATTTTTAAGCGCGATGTTCACTTTCAGCGATTTGCCCATTTCCTATGAGCTTTATCGGGCATTGAATTATCGCAATATCTTATTCATGTTGTCGGCGCTGTCGGTATTTTTCCTGCCCGCCGATGTATCGATCATCAAAACCATTTTAGAAAAGAAAGATCCGGTTCCGGTTGTGGCAGGGGTCATCATGATCCTGCTGCTGCTGCCCTATTGCGCCGCAATGATAATCGGCGGCGCCAGCAGTCCTTTCATTTACTACCGGTTTTAA
- a CDS encoding sialate O-acetylesterase: protein MKKLFSIIFVLILLSPAAAWLMRLDLDFDVKRIGLKPPRFDGRTLLENDVYRSFDQYFNDSFSLRDPLILAKRWLDYHLFGMTDTATVHVGSRGWLYSRQSIVDAQKEACDDAALIEQLTLSLHATERIFASADRHFLFAVAPNKSTIYPEFLGFIPSDKICRHSHYDLLLESFKRHPLNGFIRLDERMRNAKTGDRWLYDPTSAYWNTLGAKVAAEAIADKIRQTDDDNRSVDLTQKDPEKQVDLAKWMLGLNTRISNDTPIQLTSTGQPDGPIAIVYGDGYLNTLVPYLSQMLSQLTAIDADSFPSRQHVKNWHTADIIVLEKAESKLASLHLEVDWIFATFGGHIRISTYDPVDLETFKPLEKISFKKQSEGLEIKSVGEASRLILEPIVGSDPHEFRILKLRVSAPHADNLKIEYNTHPLLVTNKTLKKGLTELYFPLPFQPRLSLKITPGSKPGVLLIQSAEILSFNDRPQPVVPEKTQTLITEIPAKPKAELKNPDAEKSKATIEQDADISKTKSHAKNTIDKPHLPAEVGHQMVISKNDHTDQIPIPEEKERDSNSVKPSAAPAQSKIEDTTISAIEKEGQNLKPKRLPVAVPTAPAIRLTDFSEGRIFQRQGDSADIVISGTYNGVLDTIEARVVRSDTLAEIVTWTVIDSSPENGIFVGQLTKVPQGGWYNLQVRSSRDHTVFDNGQHRWGIGILIGCLGQSNMKEWFHTGKNLKAHSLLRKYNNRDWSPLGVKGNAAIAFGNRIIERLGIPVGLLDFAVNGSGLRKEADWGAGYWGDTAPDSIYSRFVSAVSAAGGALEFIIWIQGEADAARGTVTQKEYVEVLTHFIENQVREDINNGSNREHLPFLLVGMIKRPGGKDKPHQDIRNAQKQVADNVIDCYLAATTLDLKNHGRQHLKPKAYIALGNRVAQTALYVLDQEKYHRGPKVIYARRLDERTIEIIIQHRGGNDFLPVTGISGWEIIVNDNPMPIQNVYRHDSQTIRIVTQYAFTEQASIRYLYGAMPDVKHPVVDNSPLSLPLEEYQAVIN from the coding sequence ATGAAAAAGCTTTTTTCCATCATATTTGTTTTAATACTGCTATCACCTGCAGCAGCATGGCTGATGCGGCTGGATTTGGATTTCGATGTGAAACGTATCGGTCTTAAGCCGCCTCGCTTTGATGGTCGTACGTTGCTCGAAAATGATGTCTATCGATCTTTCGACCAGTATTTTAACGACAGTTTTTCGTTACGCGATCCACTGATTTTAGCTAAAAGATGGCTGGATTATCATTTATTCGGCATGACGGACACCGCGACTGTGCACGTCGGCAGCCGGGGATGGCTCTACAGCCGGCAATCTATTGTCGATGCTCAAAAAGAGGCGTGTGACGACGCTGCGCTAATCGAACAACTGACCCTATCGCTTCACGCCACCGAGCGGATCTTCGCATCCGCAGATCGTCATTTTCTGTTTGCAGTCGCACCGAACAAATCAACGATTTATCCCGAGTTTTTGGGTTTTATTCCCTCAGACAAAATATGTCGTCATAGCCATTATGATCTGCTCCTGGAAAGCTTTAAGCGTCATCCGCTAAACGGTTTTATCAGATTAGACGAACGCATGCGGAATGCCAAAACCGGTGATCGCTGGCTCTACGATCCCACCAGTGCCTACTGGAATACGCTGGGTGCTAAAGTTGCGGCTGAAGCCATTGCCGATAAGATCCGACAAACCGATGACGACAATCGAAGTGTTGATTTGACACAAAAAGATCCAGAAAAACAGGTTGATCTTGCCAAATGGATGCTGGGTTTGAATACGAGAATCTCAAATGATACGCCCATCCAGTTGACATCTACAGGACAACCTGATGGTCCTATCGCGATTGTGTACGGTGATGGTTATTTAAACACCCTCGTTCCCTATCTGTCCCAAATGCTGAGCCAACTGACAGCAATTGATGCCGATAGCTTTCCATCCAGACAACATGTGAAAAATTGGCATACCGCCGATATAATTGTGCTCGAAAAAGCTGAATCCAAGCTGGCATCGCTGCACCTGGAGGTTGACTGGATCTTTGCAACATTTGGCGGGCACATCCGGATTTCGACATACGACCCTGTCGACTTGGAGACATTCAAACCGCTGGAGAAGATCTCTTTCAAAAAACAGTCAGAAGGTCTCGAGATAAAATCGGTGGGTGAAGCATCCCGTCTGATCCTTGAGCCCATTGTGGGATCTGATCCTCATGAATTCCGTATATTGAAACTTCGCGTTAGCGCACCCCACGCGGATAATCTCAAAATCGAATATAACACCCACCCCCTGCTGGTAACGAACAAGACATTAAAAAAAGGGCTCACTGAACTGTATTTTCCGCTTCCGTTTCAGCCACGGTTATCGCTGAAAATCACACCGGGCAGCAAACCCGGTGTATTGCTGATTCAGTCTGCTGAGATACTCAGTTTCAACGACCGGCCCCAGCCAGTTGTGCCCGAAAAAACCCAAACTCTGATAACCGAAATACCAGCAAAACCAAAAGCCGAGTTAAAAAATCCTGATGCAGAGAAAAGCAAGGCCACTATCGAGCAGGACGCTGATATTTCCAAAACGAAATCGCATGCCAAGAACACCATTGACAAGCCCCACCTACCTGCAGAAGTCGGCCATCAAATGGTCATAAGTAAAAATGATCATACTGATCAAATTCCTATTCCTGAAGAAAAAGAGCGCGATTCAAATTCGGTGAAACCATCCGCAGCGCCTGCTCAAAGCAAAATTGAAGACACGACCATTAGTGCTATTGAAAAAGAAGGTCAAAATCTGAAACCCAAGCGTCTGCCGGTTGCGGTTCCAACCGCGCCTGCGATCAGATTAACTGATTTTTCTGAAGGACGCATTTTCCAGCGTCAAGGGGACAGTGCCGATATTGTCATTTCCGGCACCTACAACGGGGTTTTGGACACGATTGAGGCCAGAGTCGTTCGCAGCGATACGCTCGCAGAGATTGTTACCTGGACCGTTATCGATTCTTCACCTGAAAACGGCATTTTTGTGGGCCAACTCACAAAGGTACCCCAAGGGGGCTGGTATAACCTGCAGGTCCGCAGCAGCCGTGATCATACGGTTTTTGATAACGGCCAACACCGTTGGGGCATCGGAATTCTCATCGGTTGTCTCGGGCAGTCGAATATGAAGGAATGGTTTCACACTGGCAAAAATTTAAAAGCACACTCACTGCTGCGCAAATACAACAACAGGGATTGGTCTCCTTTGGGTGTAAAAGGAAATGCCGCCATCGCTTTTGGAAACCGCATCATCGAGCGCCTGGGGATTCCGGTCGGGTTGCTTGATTTTGCCGTCAATGGCTCGGGATTGCGAAAAGAAGCTGACTGGGGCGCGGGCTATTGGGGCGACACGGCGCCGGATTCAATCTATAGCCGTTTTGTCAGCGCCGTATCCGCCGCCGGCGGGGCCTTGGAATTTATCATCTGGATCCAGGGTGAAGCCGACGCCGCCCGGGGTACCGTCACCCAGAAAGAATATGTCGAGGTCCTCACCCATTTTATCGAAAATCAGGTCAGAGAGGATATTAACAACGGCTCCAACCGCGAGCATTTGCCATTTCTGTTGGTCGGAATGATCAAGCGTCCCGGCGGTAAAGATAAACCTCATCAGGACATTCGCAATGCACAAAAACAGGTCGCGGATAACGTTATCGATTGCTACCTAGCAGCCACAACCCTTGATCTAAAAAACCACGGTCGACAGCATCTCAAACCAAAAGCCTATATTGCATTAGGCAACAGAGTGGCGCAAACAGCCCTTTACGTGCTGGACCAGGAAAAATACCATCGGGGCCCAAAAGTCATTTATGCCCGTCGTCTCGATGAGCGCACGATTGAAATTATCATCCAGCACCGTGGCGGCAATGATTTTTTACCGGTTACTGGAATCAGCGGATGGGAAATCATTGTTAATGACAACCCGATGCCCATTCAAAATGTTTATCGTCATGATTCCCAAACGATTCGAATTGTCACCCAGTACGCGTTTACCGAACAAGCATCCATTCGCTACTTGTACGGTGCCATGCCAGATGTCAAACATCCGGTTGTGGATAACTCTCCCCTATCCCTGCCCCTGGAAGAATACCAGGCGGTCATCAATTGA